The genomic interval TGTCATTCAGGCAGgtttagggagagagaaagagaggaggggaggcgatAAAGAGAGTAGGAGTCCTGGAGCTACCCAGGCTTGCATGAGTTCTCTCTGAGGTCCAAAAGGTACATCCAACAGAGGTGTCCATTACTTGGTCATTTAATTTGTTCATGTTCAGCCCCAGTATATGATCCAGTTTCATACCAGCCTCAAATAATTCCTGTGGTCTTTCAGTTCAATGACGTTGTTCATTTAATCAACATGTGTTCCAGCTCAATAAAAACCTGGAAAAGTAAGAATATGGTCCTTTATTCACTGCTAACAATAAAATCACATTGATCTATTTGCCCTAGCAAAACATATTTTCACACAtcaacaaatataaatatatacacaatgtaaataaatacattaaactatatatatatactatatatatacagaatatatatatgtgtgtgttaaaCATTCtattttatatattatataatttAGGGGTCTAATTGCAGGCGACTCCTCTCACCTGTGTTGCCCTGTGTGCAGTGACTGCCATATCCCTCAGGGCAGGGGTGGCTGATAGGGGGAGGGGCTAGTAGGGGCGGTTGGCGTCCTTCGGCCTCTTGAGCTGCACCTTGAGTCTCTTCATGCCGATCTGAAAGCCGTTCATTGACTGGATGGCAGCATGGGCACTACCTGGGTTATCGAAGCTCACAAACCCTGGGGGATGGAccgcacaaagagagagagagagagaaagggagatggagagagagacaaatggaaagagaggaagatggaaatatcgtggaagagagagagaggggacgaggTTAGGTAAGTGCAAGACCAAAGAAAGGACAGTATGAGTGACAGTTGAAGTTTTATGAAAGGAAAGCATGAGatggaaggaaagaaggaaaacAAGATACAGACAAGGGTAAGGATGAGTGGAGGGATATGAGAAAAGTTACTTCAGATTTCAAGTCGGAACTGGCAGACAGTTCAACATGATTCTTACATTTTCCCACATTCGCAACACACAAAGAATACACTAACTTAAATTAATACTTAATCATACTGTTATCTATATAGCACATTTCCTGCCATAGCCATTCAGTTTATAACGCTTTAAAAACACATGCCGTAACACTTCACTTCAATTGCAGTTCTCTTATAATATTATCGCGTGGACATCTTAACATATAATGCATGTTGAAGTTACTGTACATTAGACACAGTTTGACACATCAAATGGCCACATCAATAACAAGCCTAACGACATGCAATAGAAACACAACACTAGCTCACTCAAATCAAGGGTAGAAACCATAGAATTAGAACAGACAGCACTCGTCAAAATGGCACTTAAATATTTGTTGGACATATTTCCGACTCTCAGTAACCAAAATAACATCACCTAGAGGGTGCAAGAATAAATACCAATTTAATTTTGCCTCTGTTAAAAGGCCCAtgaaaattattcataaatattactATGTTATACCCAATTATACTATTTTGATTCCGGATATTGTAAATCTATGGTAAAGACTACTTCTCAATGAAAGATATGAACTAGTCCTGTCATGATTATCACAAAAGAGGGAGTGTTTATGGGGTAACACGTTACTAGAACTCTGCATCATAAATATGTCATAAGCCTGTCATTAGCATACACCATCTGTTATAAGCAGTCATGATACGTTCGTTTATGCTGCAATACATTCCTGGTAGCTTTCAGCGATATGCCAATTAAACATGGCAGTTACACTTCCTATGGATACcttcttcataatgcattataatgcATCTTGCATATCTCATAAGGCATTATATATATGCCTATAAAGCATTATGAAGAGGGTATTCATAGGAAGTGTTACGACCATGCTTATTTCTCAGCTAGCTGATGTACTAGTCTAAATGATTAGAGCCATGTCATGTATCATATTGTAGCAACCTTAAagggtaggaagcatgagtttttactcaccaaagTAACAACAGTGTGTTCAAAGACTTAATAACTTAGTTATAGTCATGATCTGGTTACCTATAACTGCAAACATGGTTATGTTTTGGAGTTTTTACATTTTTACCATTTGGTAACTTTTTTCAGATATCTTCTAAACTACCCACAAGCACTATTTCTCAACTTCATATGGAGAATCTACTCTGCGTTAGCTAGCTcgaggtggctaacgttagccactaGCCATGCAGACTGAGTGTTGGCAGTGGTGAGCTACAATCCACCAATCACGAGGAGGTGTGGTGTAAACAACCAATCATATTCCCCACATGTGGGGGATGCCTGTTTTTTTGTGAAATATGCTACCAGAGTTTTTCAACCTTGGTTTAGTACTAGTGTGCTACAGTAGCTGACTGACTATGCTGTTGTGATCATTTCCATCTGCCTGGAGCCTTCCTCCAATCTCCGTCTTAATCTTGACTCTTCCCCTCGTCTCCTGTGCACATCCCTGCCTCTGGATTATTGCCGCTGGAATCAATCTATTTTGGATTTACCTCAATATATCACCATTGGATTAGCTGACTCTCCCTCGGCCGGTGAAACGGCCTCTCCTTCTGAACCTCCTCTCTCCTTGACTCTTCTTTGGTAGCTAACTCAGCCATCAATCTGTaagtctccgctctctctctactTTATATCTGCTGTATTTTTgatgttgtgttctgtgggtttcCTGCCTGTTCTAGACTAGGTGGTGTTGTTATCTGTCTTACTACTCAGCTTTGTCGACCATGGTGGTTGGCTAGCtaggcaagttagctggctaggctagctagcaggctaAAATAACAAACTTTATCTGGCTGGCTTGCTGGCTAAAATAACTGCATTTACCGGTAACATTATTTGATAACTGGTTAGATGGGGTTATGTATTTAAAAACCTTGGTTTACTTTAATGTAGCTGTTAGCAAGGTGTTGATAGCAACTGGCTGACTCATGCAGTGCTAATGTAACGTTACCAGGCTGGTAGGGTTATTGTTAGCAGGCTAATTGGCTAGCAACCTGGTAAGCTGATTTGTAACAATTTATTCATAAAGTATTTGCTAGATTATAGGGAATAGACTGGCTTGCCGGATCCTCCATATTACGCCACACCACGCAAAAACATTTTCCGGCATGACTTAGGTATTCTTCGGAATTCTGATCGGTTTATGTAGCTAATAACTGGAAAAATAGAAAAGTTaggtgtaactttgcattgggactttTGATGTGTATACTAATGCAAATCCATTTGTTACATGTGGTTAAGTATATGCTACCTACCCTTTGGTTCGGACCTCTCTGTGTAATAGTTAAGCTGTTGACTTGACAAGGTCGGGGCTACCCCCCCCCCTTCCGAATTCACTACAATATGTTGTCATAACCTGACATAAAACATTATGACAACTTATAACATCGGATCTGTCATACTATTGATAGTGAGGACCTCTTTATGATGCAGTTACAAGTGTTACCCACCGCTACATGCATTACATTTATCTGTAACAGAAGACCCACAAGACACATTCACCCCCAAATTCCACCCGCCAGGGCCCCCAATTTTCAAGCAACTCCGGAATTTACAATTTCTCTTTTCAATGTTTTCAAAAAAGGTTGCGTCTGCAGTAAAGAAAGTAATTAGTGAAAGAATAATAATAAGGATAATAATGAAGAATAAATCATCTTTACAGGTGTTTTATCATTTTTACCCACCAAAGCATTTACTTTGGTTTGTCGCCCGATCCACAAACACTTTGGAGGAGATGACATTACCGAAAGGCAGGAACATCTGCATCAGCTCGCCATCCCCAAACTCCTGAGGGAGGTGGTAGATGAACAGGTTACAGCCCTCCGGCCctgcacacagagagaggagagggggtggagagaggaggggaggggaagggtgggatgggggaagagaaaggagtgggagagagggaggggtgggcgGACAtggggagagattgagagaggggtaggaggagagggaaggggtagagagagagcgagagagagatgaaaggggTGGGAACGAGGCGGAGAAACGGGACACGGTGGGACAGggagagtgggggggagagagagagtgtgtgtggggtgaTAGCAAAGGAGTGATACAGGTGGTGGTATAGAGGGGGAAGGCAAGGGAGAAACAAAAGGAAGGAAGAGTTTTCGGACCAACCAACATGATGATGCAACTGAACTGATACACAACATCTGAGATCAGAAAGAATATGTAGAACCATTTCTGATCTCAGATGatggctgtgtctcaaatggcaacccattccctatacagtgcactacttttgaccagggcactacTTTGTcacatagggctctggccaaaagttgtgcactgtgaagggaatagagtgacatttgggatgcattctTAATGCCCATACATTTCATCTACACTCCACAGGGGGGAGCCAGAGTCCCAAGCCTGAGTCATCAAGCACACAGGTCAATGAGTTCTCCCTCCACGGGCTGATTCTAGCCAGTCTACCGGTGTGCTTCTCTGTCTCACTTGTTTTCTCTGGCTTTCTTCCAGGGCAAAAAGTAACTGTTAAATGCAGTGGGTGGCTGTTGCCTCTGAATATTGCCTCTGAATATAGAACACTGTCTGTTTCCCGACGATTCTACATGTTGAATCACCACCAGCAGGTGATCTACTGCAGACGGCCGACATTCGGGTTATGGTATGTCCTTTCCTTGTGTCCTTTCCTAGGTGATGACTGCTCTTCACACCAGTGTGGACGAAGGAAAGAacacaaggagaggaagctattgAGGTGCACACCTCATATAAAATTGAGGCAGATTGGCATGGAAATGCAGGTATGTCAGGCAATGCTTATTAACACACTATGAAAGACTGGTCATTTGCTAGCAATGTACGAGCCTGGAGACAAGCAAAACATACCAGCCACTTTAACACAGAATTCTATAAGATTGGTATAGGCCAGGGCtggcgtatgtgtgtgtgcgcctcaCCTTCTCTCTGTTGTTGTGGGATGATGGGAGGAGGCTGGGGAAAGGCCTGGCTGATCTGGCCATATGCAGCAGGGTAGGctgctaagacacacacacaagcagatcAGATAACACTCAAAGGCTGGAGAGCGTGCGCACACGCACCTACACCCACTCTCCCGCTATGCACAgaaatatgtacacacacacacacaccaattgattaaaTAACAGGCTCAGACACCTACATATCACATTATGTATGtacgcactcacgcacgcacacacacacacacacacacacacacacacacacacacacacacacacacacacacacacacacacacacacacacacacacacacacacacacacacacacacacacacacacacacacacacacacacacacacacacacacacacacacacacataccatgtGAAACTGACAGACCTGCATACTGCTGGACTCCTGTGTAAGCCTGCTGTAAGTGGTCTGCTGCAGTGGGACTCTGAGCTGTTGagtcggagagagagaggaagagagagaggcggtGGAGAAagcgagaaatagagagagaggacgagaagAGCAGGACAAAACAGTAAGGATGGGAAGAGGCAATAAAAAGGGAGGGAAATAGACAGGGGGAGAGATATGAAGTGGTTAGAGAGAGACTAAGAAAACTAGTAAAACGAGGAATTTGAACTTTAACTTCTCCCGTCTCTCACCATGTCCCCTCGAACAACTGAGCAAAAAGGACGCCGTCTGAGACTGACTAcatttctacacacacacaccagttttAATGAGCAGATTGAGCACTGAAGCACACCAAGGATAATGTAGATCCACCAGCTCCACACAAAACTCCTGGCTTTCCTCCCCCAAAACCACAGGCATTACAGCACATCCCTGTGTGGTGCACATTTTTGGACCAAACAACATTACTGATACAGTACACAGAGACTTGGAAACATTACAGCTAAATAATAACCAACACCAATACCATgctactacacacacaccacacactcatcACAACCAAGCTGTCACACACATGCATGGAAACACACACCCACATTTCCATCATGAAGcaccacacatacaaacacacacacacaatcattgtACAGCACAcatgcgcaaacacacacacacacacaccataccacactaccatcaccaccaaaACCATATGACCACACCGACCAATTAACACTGAGACTAAACAGGATCGTTCTGATTGAAAGAATTGGGGGAAGGGCGGGCAGAATGGGTACCATTCTGATAGAAAGAAAGGGGAGAGGACGGGGGAAATGGGTACcttcagagagagaagagaggaagcagCCACCCTGAACCCCAAAACAACTCCGATGAGCCAAGCTGTTTTTTTCAGAGTCCTCTCTAAAAACCACCTCCTGCAACACTGGAAAGAGATTGGAGAAAGAAGCATTTCCTCCCCTCTTCACAAACCCAAGGAAGTCGACACACGTACTAGCTAACATTGGAATATGACACAAGTGCATACTATACATCAGCAACCTTTATAGTTTATAACCTTTTATAAACACCTTTCTTACCATTCATAACACAGCTGTTTGTTTCATTGTCCTTTTTCAAGACCCGTCGACTACACAAACAGGTTTTTCTACAGAGCCAGCCCTCCTGACAAGAATCCAATATCAAGCCCCTCTAAAGGGATGGGAAATAATTGGAGCAAAATGGACCTCCTGCACAAATTACCCTCAGTCACAGATTTGCTCCAAAGCCTCATCCTCTTTACACGTAAGTAGTTACAATGGCCTTTGGGGACTCAGGTCTATTAGAACTTACCTGGTGTTCTACCCAGACTCATATTTATCAATGTTACATTAAATGAGTAAAATTGGGGAATATATTATGTAACATATATGATATACTGTAGTCTCTGGATCTACCAGCATACCActctgcataccactgctggcttgcctctgaagctaagcagggttggtccctggatgggagaccagatgctgctggaagtggtgttggagggccaataggaggcactctttcctctgatctaaaataataataatatttatatccCAATGCACCAGGGCAgtaattggggacattgccccgtgtagggtgccatctttcgtctgggacgttaaacaggtatcctgactctctgtggtcactaccgattccatggcacttatcgtaagagtaggagtgttaaccctggtgtcctggctaaattcccaatctggccctcataccatcacggtcacctaatcatccccagcttccaatgaGCTaattcatctcctctcccctgtaactattccccaggttgttgcttgTTGCtatgaatgtgttctcagtcaacttaactGGTAATGAAACAATTCTATCCATCTACTGTATGTAGATAATTGGGTGTACTCTGCTTGCCTTATGGCGAGTGTGTTTCATGCaggtagtgagtgtgtgttatATTGTCTCTATATATCCTAAAGCAAGTGTATGTTGGGCTGAATCCAGAGCAGACTAGGTGAACAGTCTGtcgatgtacccttgagcaaggcacttaaccctaactgctcctgtaagttgctttggataagagcgtcttctAAACGACTAAACCTTTAATATGGGTGGTTGTGGGAGGCTCACCAGGATAGGGGTGTATCCCGTTGGTGTACACAGCTTCGGCAGGGGGCTGCCCGTTGGCCTGAGGGGGCGGCATTCCATTGAAACCATTCACACTGATGGGCGAGGGGATACTGGTCACCGTGGGGCCGCCGATACCAGGGGGGGTACTGCCACCTGGCAGATAGTGatgacgaaagagagagagatgagcaggTGACATTGCTAGTTGTCAGGCCAGTTAACTGGCAGAGTTTGGTCTGACAACTGAGGGTGTTTTATACTGACAACTAAGGGAGATTTATCTTACAACTAAGTCCCGGCTCCCGCCCAAGCTGATAATGTCCTAACATGGTTGCCTTACATGTGGAGAAGTTGAACCCTTGAATGCTGCCCTCACCTGAGGTGGGGGTCATGTGGCCTCCTGGGAGTCCGTTGATGGTGGCCATGTGCTGCATCTGTGCGGCGGCGAAGGCTGCCATAGGGCTGAGGTAGCCCCCCTGACCTACTGACGCCATCAACGCTGCCTGCTGCTGCTGCACCTgcatggggagagagggaaggagagagggaaggagagagggaaggagagagggaaggagagtgggaaggagagagggaaggagagagggaaggagagagggaaggagagagggaaggagagagggaaggagagtgggaaggagagagggaaggagagagggaaggagagtgggaaggagagtgggaaggagagagggaaggagagagggaaggagagagggaaggagagagggaaggagagagggaaggagagtgggaaggagagtgggaaggagagagggaaggagagagggaaggagagtgggaaggagagtgggaaggagagagggaaggagagagggaaggagagagggaaggagagtgggaaggagagagggaaggagagagggaaggagagagggaaggagagtgggaaggagagagggaaggagagagggaagtagagtgggaaggagagtgggaaggagagagggaaggagagtgggaaggagagagggaaggagagagggaaggagagagggaaggagagagggaaggagagtgggaaggagagagggaaggagagtgggaaggagagagggaaggagagagggaaggagagagggaaggagagagggaaggagagagggaaagtgtgtgAAAAGGGAGATAAGGAGAAAGAGTGTGACTTTAGTTTGTCAATTTTAGTCTGCACTGTTTTTGTGCTTCAGCTCATACCCTACTTtgtatgtgcgcgtgtgtgtgggcgtacttgcatgtgtgtgtgtatgtctgtgtgtgtgtgtgtgtgtgtgtcctacctgtGCGTACGCCCCGTAGGCCCCAAACTGCAGGGCCATGGGGTTGAAGATGCCCATTTGACCAGCCATCTGCTGCATGCGCCGGATGGTGCGCTCCTTATCCGTGTCGGCAAACTTCACCACCAGACTtgaggacgcaccctgacacacacacgcaggtaagcacacacacacagagagagagagagagaagtggagtaCATGTGTtaacacatacaaacatacactaCCAAGGCCACACACTAGCTGATACACTCACCATATTGAATACTGAACTCACGGGCATTGTCTGGCTGCCGTGTAGTGCACTGATAGCTGCCTGAGCTTCAGCGTGAGATGAATACTTTACGAACGCacaacctgagagagagaaagagagagagagagaagagagagaagagagagagagagagagagagagagagagagagagagagagagagagagagagagagagagagagagagagagagagagagagagagagagagagagagagagagagagagagagagagagagagagagagagagagagagagagaagacaatcAGTCAGACAGTCTGTCACTATCCACATCATTTAAACCCCCTTCCATAAGGAGTTGACTGATGAAGCCCACCGATAATTATTTCACTTACAGTACTATCGATAAAACTCAGTGATGAATCTGAATGATCAAGCTCAGTGATTATTGGGCGTCCCCATCGTTCCCATTCAACTCACTGACAGAGTTCTCTGATGAGGCTTATTGATGAATGTGAATGATAAAGCGTACAGTATTCATTGGGCTTAGTTGCAATGAAGCATATTGATTAGTGTAAGCCCGCTGATGAACAACATGAAGTAAAGCAATGAAGCGGCACTGACCAACCTAATGAGGTTTACCACTAAAGCCTGCCAATGAAGAGCACTGATGAAGGGTGTaaggtgaagttgcccctagacgctgatcttgggtcagtttagtaTTTTCTTGGTGCATTGGTACTTCTTGCCgtgtggtaacagagagaactgtctatgacttgggtggctggagtctttgacatttgTAGGGCCTTCAtctaacaccgcctggtatagaggtcctggatggcagggagctcggccccagtgatgtactgggccgtacgcggTAACATCTGTAGCGTcttgcggttggatgccaagcaTGCGCCagaccaggtggtgatgcagccagtgaaAATGCTCTCAATagagcagctgtagaactttttgaggatttgagggcctattccaaatcttttcagcctcctgagggggaagaggtgttgtcgtgccttcttcacgactgtgttggtgtgtgtggaccatgatatatCCTTTGTGTCACAAGTTACGGATTAAATTGGATATAAGAAACAACTGCAGCTATCACAAACAGTGTTGTCGATCAGAGTCTTAAAAACAGGCAGGGACACTAACTCCCCTAACTTTAACATTTTTTGAAGCATGTTCCATGATGAAGGGGCATTATGGGAAAAATATTGTTTCCCCATCTCAGTTCTAGCCTTAGGAACAGACAAGGACAGCAGCGACTATGAACGAAGACTATTGAGTGACTGATCTGGTCAGTAAGGAACAGAGATACAAAAGGAGTTGTCCCATCGATGCTTTGTACACAAAAAGTGTACCAGTGCTTTAGCCTCCTGGTGGAGAGAGAAGTCCATTGCACCATAGCATAAAAATCACAGTCAAGTGTAAGTGATCTAGCATTTGTAATAAATCTTAAAACACCATGATACACTGTGTCCAGAGTTTGTAAGGTATTTGCTGAGGCCTGCATAGACAATATCACCATAATCCAGCACTGATTAAAAAAACTGGTGCTTTGAACAAGATCCTTTCTGACCAACATTGAAAAGTAAGATGTGTTCCTAAAATAGAACCCAATTTCAGTTTATTGGTAAAAATTATTAATGTGCTGTTTAAAACTCAGCTTTTCATCTAACCAAATCACAAGATAATGATAGGAGGTGACCCTATCAATTTGCTGGCCTTTTATAGTTAAAATCTGCAAGTGACTCCATCTGTTTACTTTCAGGGAAGAGACAACCATACATTTTGTTTTCCTTTCATTAAGCACACGTTTCAATTCGAATAGCTGCCTTTTGAATAACATCAAAAGCCAACTGTAAGTCCTGAAAAGCCTTCTCAATATTAGATGCTCTAGAATAAATAATTGTGTCATCGGCATACAGATGGGGATTTGCAGGGTCAACAGTCTTCCCTATATCatgtatatacagtgtaaaaAGGATCAGACCTAAAATTGAGCCCTGGGGAACTCTTTTTGTAAGCCTTCGAAACTCAGGTTTCATACCCTTCTGTGCTACATACCGTGTTCTGTTAGAAAGGTAGTTTTGGAACTAATCCACTGCATCAACACTTAAACCAacctgttctggcaccacactgccaggtctctgatctcctccctatagtctgTCTCATCATCATCTGTGATCAGGTCTGCCACCgtcatgtcgtcagcaaacttaatgatggttctGCAGTCATGCCTGGCAATGCAGTcgcgggtgaacagggagtaaaggaagggactaagcatgcacccctgagcgGCCCCCGTGTTGAaggtcagtgtggcagatgtgttgttgcctaccctcacaacctgggggcggcccgtcaggaagtccaggatccatttatagagggaggtgttcagtcccagggtccttagcttagtaatgagcttggagagtacaatggtgttgaacgctgagctccagtcaatgaacaacattctcacatagatatTCATCTTGTCCAGCTGAGAGATGGCagggtggagtgcaatagagatggcatcatctgtggatctgttgggtctgtatgcaaattggagtgggtccagggtgtctgggatgatggtgttgatgtgagccatgaccagcctttcaaagcatttcctggctacagatgtgagtgctacgggtaaTAGTTATTTAAACAGGTTACCTATGGTGGTCTGCtcgaaacatgtaggtattgaacatttcagtgaagacacttgccagctggtcagcacatgctttgagtacgcGTCTGGTCctgcggtcttgtgaatgttaacctgtctTACTCacggttcagtgttgcttgccttgaagcgagcatagaaggcatttagctcatctggaaggctcgtgtcactgggcagctcatggctgtgtttccctttgtaatctgtgatagtttgcaaacaCTGCCAtgtccgacgagcgtcagagccggcttagtaggattcaatctcagTCCtgcattgatgctttgcctgtttgatggctcctTGGAGGTCgtagcgagatttcttataagagTCCAGATTAGCgtctcgctccttgaaagtggcagctccagcctttagctcagtgcggatgttgcctgtaagccatggcttctggttgggatatgtacgtacggtcactgtggggacgatgtcgtcgatgcacttataaatgaagccggtgactgatgtggtaaactgcTCAATGCAATCGGATgagtcccagaacatattccattACTTgccagcaaaacagtcctgtagtttagcatctgcttcatcagaccacttccgtattgagcacttcactggtacttcctgtttgagtttttgcttgtaagcatgaatcaggaggatagagtaataatcagatttgccaaatggagggcgagggagagctttgtatgcgtctctgtgtgtggagtaaaggtggtctagagttttgtcTCCTCTAGTTGcgcaggtgacatgctggtagaaatgacgtaagacgga from Salvelinus alpinus chromosome 2, SLU_Salpinus.1, whole genome shotgun sequence carries:
- the LOC139562745 gene encoding CUGBP Elav-like family member 4 isoform X17, whose amino-acid sequence is MATLTNGQVDGTNGLVNGLSHSPAGCGGTIPMKDHDAIKLFIGQIPRNLDEKDLRPLFEEFGKIYELTVLKDRFTGMHKGCAFLTYCARESALKAQNALHEQKTLPGMNRPIQVKPADSESRGEDRKLFVGMLNKQQSEDDVRRLFESFGSIEECTILRGPDGNSKGCAFVKYSSHAEAQAAISALHGSQTMPGASSSLVVKFADTDKERTIRRMQQMAGQMGIFNPMALQFGAYGAYAQVQQQQAALMASVGQGGYLSPMAAFAAAQMQHMATINGLPGGHMTPTSGGSTPPGIGGPTVTSIPSPISVNGFNGMPPPQANGQPPAEAVYTNGIHPYPAQSPTAADHLQQAYTGVQQYAAYPAAYGQISQAFPQPPPIIPQQQREGPEGCNLFIYHLPQEFGDGELMQMFLPFGNVISSKVFVDRATNQSKCFGFVSFDNPGSAHAAIQSMNGFQIGMKRLKVQLKRPKDANRPY
- the LOC139562745 gene encoding CUGBP Elav-like family member 4 isoform X14, with amino-acid sequence MATLTNGQVDGTNGLVNGLSHSPAGCGGTIPMKDHDAIKLFIGQIPRNLDEKDLRPLFEEFGKIYELTVLKDRFTGMHKGCAFLTYCARESALKAQNALHEQKTLPGMNRPIQVKPADSESRGEDRKLFVGMLNKQQSEDDVRRLFESFGSIEECTILRGPDGNSKGCAFVKYSSHAEAQAAISALHGSQTMPGASSSLVVKFADTDKERTIRRMQQMAGQMGIFNPMALQFGAYGAYAQVQQQQAALMASVGQGGYLSPMAAFAAAQMQHMATINGLPGGHMTPTSGGSTPPGIGGPTVTSIPSPISVNGFNGMPPPQANGQPPAEAVYTNGIHPYPAQSPTAADHLQQAYTGVQQYAGLSVSHAAYPAAYGQISQAFPQPPPIIPQQQREGPEGCNLFIYHLPQEFGDGELMQMFLPFGNVISSKVFVDRATNQSKCFGFVSFDNPGSAHAAIQSMNGFQIGMKRLKVQLKRPKDANRPY
- the LOC139562745 gene encoding CUGBP Elav-like family member 4 isoform X11 — translated: MATLTNGQVDGTNGLVNGLSHSPAGCGGTIPMKDHDAIKLFIGQIPRNLDEKDLRPLFEEFGKIYELTVLKDRFTGMHKGCAFLTYCARESALKAQNALHEQKTLPGMNRPIQVKPADSESRGEDRKLFVGMLNKQQSEDDVRRLFESFGSIEECTILRGPDGNSKGCAFVKYSSHAEAQAAISALHGSQTMPVSSVFNMGASSSLVVKFADTDKERTIRRMQQMAGQMGIFNPMALQFGAYGAYAQVQQQQAALMASVGQGGYLSPMAAFAAAQMQHMATINGLPGGHMTPTSGGSTPPGIGGPTVTSIPSPISVNGFNGMPPPQANGQPPAEAVYTNGIHPYPAQSPTAADHLQQAYTGVQQYAGLSVSHAAYPAAYGQISQAFPQPPPIIPQQQREGPEGCNLFIYHLPQEFGDGELMQMFLPFGNVISSKVFVDRATNQSKCFGFVSFDNPGSAHAAIQSMNGFQIGMKRLKVQLKRPKDANRPY